Proteins encoded together in one Flavobacterium keumense window:
- the hpf gene encoding ribosome hibernation-promoting factor, HPF/YfiA family, whose translation MKVSIHAVNFNVDRKLVDFIQEKMNKLEKYYDKVVASDVFLKVEKASDKENKFVEIKINVPGDDFVVKKQCKTFEEAVDLATESLERLLVKRKEKIRTSV comes from the coding sequence ATGAAGGTAAGTATTCATGCTGTCAATTTTAATGTTGATAGAAAATTGGTTGATTTTATTCAGGAAAAAATGAATAAATTAGAAAAATATTATGATAAAGTGGTTGCTTCAGATGTTTTTCTTAAGGTAGAAAAGGCTAGTGATAAGGAAAATAAATTCGTTGAAATAAAAATAAATGTGCCTGGGGATGATTTTGTGGTTAAGAAACAGTGTAAAACATTTGAAGAAGCAGTTGATTTAGCAACAGAATCATTAGAACGTTTGTTGGTAAAAAGAAAAGAAAAAATAAGAACATCGGTTTAA
- a CDS encoding tyrosine-type recombinase/integrase: MKENKEAFRDYLQLEKKYSPHTVQAYWNDIVSFESFNLVQFEQPTIDQVNYTQIRSWIVSLVDDDLSNVSINRKIASLKAYYKFLLKTKQIEVNPLLKHKALKTPKKIQIPFSENEVDAVLLHLQNPSGFEAIRDKLIIDLFYATGMRRTELVHLKIANVNFAASTIKVLGKRNKERIIPILPVINCQFESYLSERSRLENIIDSEYFFLTKKGLKINDSFVYRLINSYFSIVSEKTKKSPHILRHTFATHLLNHGADLNSVKELLGHSSLASTQVYTHNSLSELKKVYKEAHPRNQK; this comes from the coding sequence ATGAAAGAAAATAAAGAAGCATTTCGAGATTATTTGCAGTTGGAGAAAAAATATTCCCCACATACTGTGCAGGCCTATTGGAATGATATTGTCTCTTTTGAATCGTTTAATCTGGTTCAATTTGAACAACCAACCATAGACCAGGTTAATTATACTCAAATTAGAAGTTGGATTGTTTCTTTGGTTGATGATGATCTCTCCAATGTTTCTATTAATCGAAAAATTGCTTCGCTTAAGGCGTATTATAAATTTCTTCTTAAAACCAAACAAATAGAAGTGAATCCGCTTTTGAAACACAAAGCATTAAAGACTCCTAAAAAAATCCAAATTCCTTTTTCCGAAAATGAAGTTGATGCTGTTTTGCTGCATTTACAAAATCCTTCTGGTTTTGAAGCTATCCGAGATAAATTAATTATTGACTTGTTTTATGCTACAGGTATGCGAAGAACTGAGTTGGTTCATTTAAAGATTGCAAATGTTAATTTTGCCGCCAGTACAATTAAAGTTTTAGGAAAAAGAAATAAGGAAAGAATCATTCCAATTCTTCCGGTAATCAATTGTCAGTTTGAGAGTTATCTTTCGGAAAGGTCTAGATTGGAAAATATAATCGACTCAGAATATTTTTTTCTTACAAAAAAAGGGTTAAAAATTAATGATTCTTTTGTGTACCGATTAATAAATTCGTACTTTAGTATTGTTTCCGAAAAAACAAAAAAGAGTCCGCACATTTTGCGTCATACATTTGCAACTCATTTGTTGAATCACGGAGCCGATTTAAATTCAGTCAAAGAATTATTAGGTCATTCTAGTTTAGCCTCGACGCAAGTATATACTCATAATAGTTTGTCCGAACTTAAAAAAGTGTATAAAGAAGCGCATCCAAGAAACCAAAAATAA
- the rpsU gene encoding 30S ribosomal protein S21: MLIIPIKDGENIDRALKRYKRKFDKTGTVRQLRARQAFIKPSVTNRMKFQKAAYIQNLKDSLES; this comes from the coding sequence ATGTTAATTATACCAATTAAAGACGGAGAAAATATCGATAGAGCATTAAAGCGCTATAAAAGAAAATTTGATAAAACAGGAACTGTTCGTCAGTTGCGTGCACGTCAAGCTTTCATTAAGCCATCTGTAACGAATAGAATGAAATTCCAAAAGGCGGCTTATATCCAAAATTTGAAAGATAGTTTAGAAAGTTAA
- a CDS encoding acyl-CoA dehydrogenase family protein, producing MNFDYNETQLLIAQSIRDFAEQNIRPNIMEWDEAQIFPVPLFKKLGEMGFMGILVPEELGGSGLGYHEYITIVEELSKVDPSIGLSVAAHNSLCTNHILAFGNEEQKKKWIPKLASGEHIGAWGLTEHNTGSDAGGMSTTAVRDGNDWIINGAKNFITHAISGQIAVVVVRTGEKGDSKGMTAFVVEKGMPGFSSGKKENKLGMRASETAELIFDNCRIPDANRLGEVGQGFIQAMKVLDGGRISIGALALGIAKGAYEASLKYSKERHQFGKPISDFQGVSFKLADMATEIEAAELLLHKAAFLKENNRPVTTLGAMGKMYASEMCVKVATDAIQIHGGYGYTKDYPVEKFYRDAKLCTIGEGTTEIQKVVISRNILK from the coding sequence ATGAATTTCGATTATAACGAAACACAATTACTCATTGCGCAGTCGATACGAGATTTTGCAGAACAAAACATTCGACCAAATATAATGGAGTGGGATGAAGCGCAAATTTTTCCAGTTCCCTTGTTTAAAAAATTAGGAGAAATGGGATTTATGGGAATTTTAGTTCCTGAAGAATTAGGTGGTTCTGGTTTAGGTTATCACGAGTACATAACAATTGTTGAAGAGTTGTCTAAAGTAGACCCTTCAATAGGACTGTCTGTTGCGGCACATAATTCACTGTGTACCAATCATATTTTAGCTTTTGGAAATGAAGAGCAAAAGAAAAAATGGATTCCAAAGTTGGCTTCTGGAGAGCATATTGGTGCTTGGGGCTTAACGGAGCATAACACAGGTTCAGATGCGGGTGGAATGAGTACTACTGCGGTTAGAGATGGAAATGATTGGATTATCAATGGAGCTAAAAATTTTATTACACACGCTATTTCGGGTCAAATAGCTGTAGTTGTAGTTAGAACTGGTGAAAAAGGAGATTCTAAAGGAATGACTGCTTTTGTAGTTGAAAAAGGGATGCCAGGTTTTAGCTCAGGAAAAAAAGAAAATAAATTAGGAATGCGAGCGAGCGAGACGGCAGAATTGATTTTTGATAATTGTCGAATTCCAGATGCGAATCGTTTAGGAGAAGTAGGGCAGGGATTTATTCAGGCAATGAAAGTCTTAGATGGTGGGAGAATTTCTATAGGTGCTTTGGCTTTGGGGATTGCTAAAGGGGCATATGAGGCCTCTTTAAAATATTCCAAAGAAAGACATCAGTTTGGAAAACCAATATCGGACTTTCAAGGTGTTTCGTTTAAACTAGCTGACATGGCTACCGAAATTGAAGCTGCTGAGTTGTTGTTACATAAGGCTGCTTTCTTAAAAGAAAATAATAGACCAGTCACCACACTTGGCGCTATGGGTAAGATGTATGCTTCTGAAATGTGTGTGAAAGTGGCTACCGATGCTATTCAAATTCATGGAGGATATGGGTATACTAAAGACTATCCGGTAGAGAAGTTTTACAGGGATGCTAAATTATGTACTATTGGAGAAGGAACTACCGAAATTCAAAAAGTAGTGATTTCTAGAAATATTCTAAAATAA
- a CDS encoding helix-hairpin-helix domain-containing protein yields MIVVLQTIYFFVDFSWPIKQNSEKEKWLAVQIEIDSLKSTMTIKESKLYPFNPNFISDYKGYKLGMNVKEIERLLSFRKQNKFVNSAEEFQKVTQVSDSLLRVIAPYFKFPDWVNHKTKWKTYNNPNYPVFINKGKPIVIDINMATTQELVKVYGVGEVIAQRIVSYKESLGAFVDMEQLNEVWGLSPEVLTNLNKQFKVKSMTGIKKVDVNNASIKELAQFPYFKYAVAKQIVIYRSMNGTINSVDDLIKIKNFPVDKAKIISLYLDF; encoded by the coding sequence TTGATTGTAGTTTTACAAACAATCTATTTTTTTGTTGATTTTAGTTGGCCAATCAAACAAAATTCTGAAAAAGAAAAATGGCTTGCAGTACAAATAGAAATAGACTCTTTAAAATCGACTATGACGATAAAAGAATCTAAATTATATCCTTTTAATCCCAATTTTATTTCAGATTATAAAGGCTATAAATTAGGAATGAATGTAAAAGAAATAGAAAGATTGTTGTCTTTTCGAAAACAAAATAAATTTGTGAATTCAGCTGAAGAATTTCAAAAAGTGACTCAAGTTTCAGATTCTTTATTAAGGGTAATTGCACCTTATTTTAAATTTCCGGACTGGGTGAACCACAAAACAAAATGGAAAACATATAATAATCCAAATTACCCCGTTTTTATAAATAAAGGAAAGCCAATAGTGATTGATATTAATATGGCTACTACCCAAGAGCTGGTTAAAGTATATGGTGTCGGAGAAGTAATTGCTCAGCGAATAGTAAGTTACAAAGAAAGTTTGGGTGCCTTTGTCGATATGGAGCAACTTAATGAAGTTTGGGGTTTGTCACCTGAAGTATTGACTAATCTAAATAAACAATTTAAAGTAAAATCTATGACCGGAATAAAAAAAGTAGATGTTAATAATGCTTCGATAAAAGAATTAGCACAATTTCCTTACTTTAAATATGCAGTAGCAAAACAAATAGTAATTTATCGGAGTATGAATGGTACTATCAATTCTGTTGATGATTTAATAAAAATTAAAAATTTTCCTGTTGATAAAGCAAAAATAATTAGTTTATATTTGGACTTTTAA
- a CDS encoding APC family permease: protein MSIWRIKPISAFEADMKKSDLKRVLGKWSLTAIGVGAIIGGGIFVLTGTGAYYHAGPALAISFIIAGIACVFAALCYSEFASILPVEGSAYAYAYGTIGEIFAWIIGWGLILEYAMGSMTVAVSWSGYFNKLLKIFHIQLPEWLTTDPASYTGEGFSMNLPAFLIVLFVISILIKGTQNAAKANNMIVLLKVSAVVFVIIAGAFFINIDNWSPFIPEATQIIEKESTHSAYGITGIISGAAAIFFAYVGFDAVSTQAGEAINPKKDVPFAIIASLLICTILYILVSLVLTGMMNYQDFNPLGKYPDAIKAPVAYAFDIAGQGWAGLIITVAATIGLISVLMVMIMGQSRIFLGMSKDGLIPQVFSKVNQASGTPKTNLMILGAVISIVAAFTPINELADMTSFGTLFAFTMVCIAVWMLRIKQPNLTRTFKVPALPVIAVCGILINSYLIINLSAKAQLFSGCWLLIGIVIYFSYSKSRSRLNNQN from the coding sequence ATGTCAATTTGGAGAATTAAACCTATTTCAGCTTTTGAAGCTGATATGAAAAAAAGCGACCTAAAAAGAGTTCTAGGAAAATGGAGCTTAACAGCTATTGGTGTCGGAGCTATTATTGGAGGAGGTATTTTTGTTCTAACAGGAACAGGAGCCTATTACCATGCTGGCCCAGCACTCGCTATTTCATTTATTATTGCAGGTATTGCATGTGTTTTCGCAGCACTATGTTATTCAGAATTTGCGTCAATATTACCTGTTGAAGGCTCTGCTTATGCCTATGCCTATGGGACGATTGGAGAAATATTTGCGTGGATAATTGGATGGGGGCTAATATTGGAATACGCTATGGGATCAATGACTGTTGCTGTTTCTTGGTCGGGCTATTTCAATAAATTACTCAAAATCTTTCATATCCAACTCCCAGAATGGCTTACTACCGATCCTGCGAGTTATACTGGCGAAGGTTTTTCCATGAACTTACCTGCTTTCTTAATTGTATTATTTGTTATATCTATTTTGATTAAAGGAACTCAAAATGCTGCAAAGGCTAATAACATGATTGTTCTTTTAAAAGTTTCTGCAGTAGTATTTGTAATCATTGCTGGCGCTTTCTTTATCAATATTGACAATTGGTCTCCTTTTATTCCAGAAGCAACTCAAATTATTGAAAAAGAATCTACTCATAGTGCCTACGGAATAACTGGAATAATATCCGGTGCTGCTGCCATCTTTTTTGCTTATGTAGGATTTGATGCTGTTTCAACACAAGCGGGAGAAGCGATCAATCCAAAAAAAGATGTTCCTTTTGCTATTATTGCCTCTTTATTAATTTGTACCATTTTGTACATCTTAGTTTCACTAGTTTTAACCGGAATGATGAACTATCAAGACTTCAATCCGCTAGGAAAATATCCAGATGCAATTAAAGCTCCTGTTGCTTATGCATTTGATATAGCTGGGCAAGGTTGGGCTGGTTTAATCATTACTGTAGCAGCTACAATTGGTTTAATTTCTGTGTTAATGGTTATGATAATGGGACAGTCAAGAATATTTTTAGGCATGTCCAAAGATGGATTAATTCCACAAGTATTCTCAAAAGTCAATCAAGCATCAGGGACTCCAAAAACTAATTTAATGATTTTAGGTGCTGTTATATCAATTGTAGCTGCTTTTACTCCAATTAACGAATTAGCAGACATGACTAGCTTTGGAACACTTTTTGCCTTTACTATGGTATGTATCGCAGTATGGATGTTGCGAATTAAACAACCTAACCTAACAAGGACGTTTAAGGTTCCTGCGTTACCTGTAATAGCTGTATGTGGTATTTTAATTAATAGTTATCTCATTATCAATTTGAGTGCTAAAGCACAACTATTCTCTGGGTGCTGGTTATTAATTGGTATTGTAATATATTTTAGCTATAGCAAAAGTCGCTCTAGGTTAAATAATCAGAATTAA
- a CDS encoding PspC domain-containing protein — MNQLKFFLEKHGFHVSSRLADALGMRASSVRLFFIYLSFVTVGLWFAVYLVLAFWIRLKDLIRAKRSSVFDL; from the coding sequence TTGAATCAATTAAAATTTTTTCTAGAAAAACATGGATTTCATGTGTCGTCTCGATTAGCGGATGCTTTAGGGATGCGTGCCAGCAGTGTGCGATTGTTTTTTATCTATTTGTCTTTTGTAACAGTCGGGTTGTGGTTTGCGGTCTATTTAGTATTAGCTTTTTGGATCCGATTAAAGGATTTGATTAGAGCTAAACGAAGCTCAGTTTTTGATTTATAA
- a CDS encoding DUF2851 family protein — protein sequence MKEDFLHYLWKFKNFDTLNLKTTKGEVVTIIHVGFHLKQAGPDFFNAQIIIGTQKWAGSVEMHLKSSDWYVHHHEQDSAYDNVILHVVWEHDIDVFRKDNSVIPVLELNNYVSSKTIDNYQSLRVTKSWLFCENRLANFDEFLLRNWQERLFFERLERKSKSISNLLTQSNSDWEEVLFVLLARNFGLNTNGEQFFELAKSIPFSIIRKESSEQINIEALFFGNAGLLDSEKQDEYYKELHFRYYYLLQKYQLNKPILPPVQFFRHRPDNFPTIRLSQLANLYHHHYNLFSKIISSNSVESIYALFEVSTTSYWLDHYQFDKVSPNKRKMLSKSFVDLLIINTIVPFQFAYAQSQGKENSDYLIQLLHEIAPEKNAVVDKFKFFGINATNAFETQSLLQLKNEYCNYGKCMNCAIGIESIKN from the coding sequence ATGAAAGAAGATTTTTTACACTACCTCTGGAAATTTAAAAATTTCGACACATTAAATCTTAAAACTACCAAAGGAGAAGTTGTTACAATTATTCACGTTGGATTTCATTTAAAACAAGCAGGTCCTGATTTTTTCAATGCCCAAATTATAATAGGCACTCAAAAATGGGCTGGTAGTGTGGAAATGCATTTGAAATCATCCGATTGGTATGTACATCATCATGAGCAAGATTCAGCCTATGATAATGTAATTCTTCACGTAGTTTGGGAACATGATATTGATGTATTTAGGAAGGATAATTCGGTAATTCCAGTTTTGGAATTAAATAATTATGTTAGTTCAAAAACGATAGATAATTATCAGTCATTGCGTGTTACAAAATCGTGGCTGTTTTGTGAAAATCGATTGGCTAATTTTGATGAATTTCTTTTAAGGAATTGGCAAGAGCGTTTGTTTTTTGAACGGTTAGAAAGAAAATCAAAGTCTATTTCAAACTTACTCACTCAATCTAATTCAGATTGGGAGGAAGTATTATTTGTTTTACTAGCTAGAAATTTTGGTTTGAATACTAATGGAGAGCAGTTTTTTGAATTAGCTAAATCAATTCCATTTTCAATAATTAGAAAAGAATCTTCAGAACAAATTAATATAGAAGCTTTGTTTTTTGGAAATGCAGGTTTACTCGATTCAGAAAAACAAGATGAGTATTATAAAGAGTTACATTTTCGATATTATTATTTACTTCAGAAGTATCAATTAAATAAGCCAATTCTCCCTCCAGTACAGTTTTTTAGACATCGACCAGATAATTTTCCAACAATTAGATTGTCTCAATTAGCTAATTTGTACCACCATCACTATAATTTATTTTCAAAAATAATATCGTCAAATTCTGTTGAATCAATCTATGCGCTTTTTGAAGTGTCAACTACGTCATACTGGCTAGATCATTATCAATTTGACAAAGTAAGTCCAAATAAAAGAAAAATGTTGTCAAAATCATTTGTTGATTTACTCATAATAAACACCATTGTTCCTTTTCAGTTTGCTTATGCACAAAGTCAAGGAAAAGAGAATAGCGACTATTTGATTCAATTATTACATGAGATTGCCCCTGAAAAAAATGCCGTGGTCGATAAATTTAAATTTTTTGGGATAAATGCTACTAATGCATTTGAAACACAATCTTTATTACAGTTAAAAAATGAATATTGTAATTATGGAAAATGTATGAATTGTGCTATTGGGATAGAATCGATCAAAAATTAA
- a CDS encoding putative porin, producing MRIYLKLLFLFISIVAFSQNKKGATDFNSSYQNMSDSTKSIKKKTATIDRYRVITLDRDTTYIDTSLTIQKEYSHNYLRKDNFGLLPFPNDGQTYNTLQYSLTGFSLYPEFGFKAKHFNFLEADQIRYASVATPVTELYFKTTQLKGQSVDSFFTLNTSPNLNFSIAYRGLRSEGKYMNQLASTGNFRFTTSYNTSNQQYRANFHYVQQDILNEENGGITTVSDFESGDVDYKNRQRLEVFLTDAKSFLKGKRVFLDHVFRISTLSKSNNLYVNHQFNYENKFFEYNQATVPSTLSGTIVYRFGDSFKTSGINDQTHYNKMYNKFGLTYENSSIGKFRFFADDFRSNYYYNQILIFDNRTVVNILSQKINNLGSEYEYRKNKWNGKFLYSRSITNQSLSNLDAKMQFDLDEENQFTFQYQNINKLPNNNYNLYQSSYIAYNWSNDFKNEKINSLAATATNPWLNASFQFSVLKDHLYFNDVSSVSQKLTHTQIIAPAQYGGTINYMSLKLSKEFRSGKFALDNTVLYQRVGQDEVVLNVPELVTRNTIYFTDYFFKKALYLQAGLIFNYFTKYYANEYNPVVGEFFVQREKQIGDFPNLDFFVNAKIQRTRIYFKAEHFNSLLTGNNYFASPNNPYRDFTIRFGLIWNFFD from the coding sequence ATGAGAATTTATCTTAAATTACTTTTTTTATTTATTTCTATTGTTGCTTTTTCTCAAAATAAAAAAGGTGCAACTGATTTTAATTCTTCATACCAGAATATGTCAGATAGTACTAAATCTATTAAGAAAAAGACAGCTACTATAGATAGGTATCGCGTAATTACTTTAGATAGAGATACTACTTATATAGACACCTCTTTGACGATCCAAAAAGAATACAGCCATAATTATTTAAGAAAAGATAATTTTGGGTTGTTACCATTTCCTAATGATGGGCAAACGTATAATACACTTCAATACAGTTTGACGGGATTTTCTCTTTACCCTGAATTTGGGTTTAAAGCAAAACATTTTAATTTTTTAGAAGCTGATCAAATTCGTTATGCTTCAGTAGCTACTCCTGTAACGGAGTTGTATTTTAAAACTACACAATTGAAAGGGCAATCAGTAGATTCTTTTTTTACTTTGAATACTTCTCCAAATCTCAATTTTTCAATTGCCTATAGAGGATTACGATCGGAAGGAAAATATATGAATCAATTGGCAAGTACAGGTAATTTTAGGTTTACCACTAGTTATAATACAAGTAATCAACAGTATAGAGCCAATTTTCATTATGTACAACAGGATATTCTCAACGAAGAAAATGGAGGGATTACTACTGTTAGTGATTTTGAAAGCGGTGATGTAGATTATAAGAACAGACAACGATTAGAAGTTTTTCTGACTGATGCTAAGTCTTTTCTTAAAGGTAAGAGGGTGTTTTTAGATCATGTTTTTAGAATAAGCACACTTTCAAAAAGTAATAATTTGTATGTAAATCACCAATTTAATTACGAAAATAAGTTTTTTGAGTACAATCAAGCAACCGTTCCTTCAACTTTAAGTGGAACTATTGTATATCGATTTGGAGATTCATTCAAAACAAGCGGAATAAATGATCAAACACATTATAATAAAATGTATAATAAGTTTGGCCTAACGTATGAAAATAGTTCTATTGGAAAGTTTCGTTTTTTTGCAGATGACTTTAGGTCAAATTATTATTACAATCAAATTTTGATTTTTGATAATAGGACAGTAGTTAATATTTTGTCTCAAAAAATTAATAATCTAGGGAGCGAATATGAATATCGTAAAAATAAATGGAATGGAAAGTTTTTGTATTCTAGATCTATTACTAATCAGTCATTATCTAATTTAGATGCCAAAATGCAATTTGATCTAGATGAGGAAAATCAATTTACATTTCAATATCAAAACATCAATAAATTGCCAAATAATAACTACAATTTGTACCAAAGTAGTTATATCGCTTATAATTGGTCAAATGATTTTAAAAATGAAAAAATCAATTCATTAGCTGCAACCGCTACTAATCCGTGGTTGAATGCCTCTTTTCAGTTTTCAGTTTTAAAGGACCATTTGTATTTTAATGATGTTTCTTCAGTATCTCAAAAATTGACACATACTCAAATCATTGCTCCAGCACAATATGGAGGAACAATCAATTATATGTCTTTGAAACTAAGTAAGGAATTTAGATCGGGTAAATTTGCCTTAGATAATACTGTGTTATACCAGAGAGTAGGACAAGATGAAGTGGTGTTAAATGTGCCAGAATTGGTCACAAGAAACACAATTTATTTCACAGATTATTTTTTCAAAAAAGCATTATATCTTCAAGCCGGTTTAATTTTTAATTATTTTACAAAATACTATGCTAACGAATATAATCCTGTGGTTGGAGAGTTTTTTGTACAAAGAGAAAAACAGATAGGTGATTTTCCTAATCTTGATTTTTTTGTGAATGCTAAAATTCAAAGAACACGTATTTATTTTAAAGCGGAACATTTTAATTCTTTATTAACGGGTAATAATTATTTTGCTTCTCCAAATAATCCTTATCGTGATTTTACCATTCGATTTGGCTTAATATGGAATTTCTTTGATTAA
- a CDS encoding RagB/SusD family nutrient uptake outer membrane protein — MKRIFIKILSVVVFSATMVSCSSDSLEPSLVQNRDFNLNPPSTVQDLSLLANGMYKRMVAVPYYGRDYIIYNECRTDNAYSNNASGRFLNVGTGTLTASAAYPTDTWTQIYRVIANANLIINSSIEGSAANDLKAQALVARALAHFDLLKLYGQHHVAGQGGMDALGVPYVKTYRDLTQLSPARNKVSEVKQFIYQDLDAALPLFGSTLDYTKINKQSAYAIKSRVGVYFGDWAIAKDAAATALGLGTATIVPQSGFVSSFSADGKQVNSVFELVQLSNDNNGINGLYQIYGATNYGDVVINTTQNFQSIYESTDVRNSAFMIGTISGYVRNIGKYTKLATNTKVIRYEEIVLNYAEALFETGDAAGALTQINRITAQRGATAYTTATKANILLERRKELAFEGFRFDDRIRNGLGTPTSPKATAAFAYGDYRLAFPIPQSEINGNPNMKQNYNY; from the coding sequence ATGAAAAGAATATTTATAAAAATTTTATCGGTTGTGGTTTTTTCTGCAACGATGGTATCATGCTCATCAGATTCTCTAGAGCCTAGCTTGGTTCAAAATAGAGACTTTAATTTGAACCCACCAAGTACTGTTCAAGACTTGTCACTATTGGCGAATGGAATGTATAAAAGAATGGTTGCTGTTCCTTATTATGGTAGAGATTACATTATTTATAATGAATGTAGAACAGATAATGCATATTCAAACAACGCTTCAGGTAGATTTCTAAATGTTGGCACAGGGACTTTAACAGCCTCTGCTGCTTATCCTACCGATACATGGACTCAAATATATAGGGTGATTGCGAATGCTAATTTAATTATCAATTCTTCTATTGAAGGGAGTGCTGCAAATGATTTAAAAGCCCAAGCTTTAGTAGCAAGAGCTTTAGCTCATTTTGATTTATTAAAATTGTATGGTCAACATCATGTAGCTGGACAGGGAGGAATGGATGCACTGGGTGTTCCTTATGTAAAAACATATAGAGATTTAACTCAATTGTCTCCGGCTCGTAATAAAGTTTCTGAAGTAAAACAATTCATTTATCAAGATTTAGATGCTGCTTTACCTTTGTTTGGTTCTACATTGGATTATACAAAAATTAATAAGCAATCGGCCTATGCCATTAAATCAAGAGTAGGTGTTTATTTTGGTGATTGGGCAATTGCAAAAGATGCTGCGGCTACTGCTTTAGGATTAGGAACCGCCACAATTGTTCCTCAGTCAGGATTTGTGTCCTCATTTTCTGCTGATGGGAAACAAGTTAACTCGGTATTTGAATTAGTTCAGTTATCAAATGATAATAATGGGATTAATGGGCTGTACCAGATTTATGGAGCTACAAATTATGGTGATGTAGTAATTAACACAACTCAAAACTTTCAATCTATATATGAATCTACAGACGTTAGAAACTCTGCATTTATGATAGGAACTATCTCTGGCTATGTTAGAAATATAGGTAAGTACACTAAATTAGCTACAAATACAAAAGTAATTCGTTATGAAGAAATTGTATTGAATTATGCTGAAGCACTTTTTGAGACTGGGGATGCTGCAGGAGCTTTAACACAAATTAATAGGATAACAGCACAAAGAGGAGCTACTGCATATACTACAGCAACTAAAGCCAATATATTGCTTGAAAGAAGAAAAGAATTGGCTTTTGAAGGGTTTAGGTTTGATGACAGAATAAGAAATGGTTTAGGTACACCTACTAGTCCCAAGGCTACTGCTGCTTTTGCATATGGAGACTACAGATTAGCTTTCCCAATTCCTCAGTCGGAGATAAATGGTAATCCTAATATGAAACAAAATTATAATTATTAA